ACAACTCCGGGCCCAATCGCCATTGAGATTGCTGATGTAGAACAAACTCATAATCTGTCTGTAAGTAAGAGTTGGGTCCCAGTCAGCATATACCACTCTTATGCTCGTTAAAACTATGGGAATATGATTAGGTGCTGACATTTTCTAACTCTGATACAGAGTCGATCTCTATTGTATCATCTGAAGacactttttcttttcaccaAAAGCGATTTCAAAACAGTCATTGTACCACAGAGCATATTCGCCATTACAGCAGCATTATCGACAACAAAGCTGACCACGGCACACTTCGGAGAGGGCGAGTTCCCAGATGTATGGACTATAGCTTCTCGCATGCCGTTGATGCTCATGTGGATTTGGGTGAATCTCTTGGTTGAAGATATCGCCAACCAGCGTCTTGGAGGGTCTGTTGTGGAAGACGCAATCAACAAACCATGGAGGCCGTTGCCTTCGGGTCGGATTTCTCCAGAGCAAGCACGAGACtggctcctcgtcgccatTCTGGCCGCAATGGGCTTGAGTATCTTGTCTGGCGGCTACACAGCGAGCATCACGTTAATGGCCTTCGTTTGGATGTACAACGACCTAGATGGTAGCAATAGCGGCATCTGGATTCGAAATGCGCTGAACGCAGGTGGTCTCATGTGCTTCAGCTGGGGCGCATTAGCCTCGCTCTCTGGAGGAGAATTGCTGCCAGAAGGTTTCGCTTGGATCATGGCGACGGGAGCTATCATAATGACAACAGTCCACGCACAGGACCTGCCAGACATTGAGGGGGATATGGCTCGTGGGAGACAGACGGTGCCCCTGCTGTACGGCGAGGCCGCGGCACGAATATCACTAGCAGTCATGGTTAGTTTCTGGTCGGTAGCGTGTCCGTTCTTCTGGAATGCTTCTTCATGGGGATGggcagcatcgacaagcaTAGGGGGTGCAATGTCAGTGCTGGCGTTGAAGAATATGGGCCAGTGGTGGGACGAGGTGGTGTGGAAGCTGTGGTGCCTCTGGGTGGCGGCGCTGTATCTTCTGCCAGCATTTAAAAGGTAAACcaataataaaaaaaagagaatatgATTTAATGATTCAGTCCCATTGTTCTCCCATGTCCTTGCATATGCTTCATAAGCATTAGTGGTGGATGAGGGTGTGAGCTGCGTGTGAGCAGTGGCCACATGTCATAGTAGTATGCATGAGTGGATTGAGGACAGGTTCGGTAACAAATGCAACGTTTGGATGGAGTACGCTCCGTCGGATTTCTCTGCGGTCATGCAGGCACCGGCTTCTTGAAGTACAAGGTGTTCCTGTAAGTGCTTATGTGTGaggtcaaggccatggaTCCAAGGGGTCTGCAGGCAGGCCACTTGGTCCCAATTGAACTTGGCCAAACTGTTCCTGCAGAATCAATACTCCAGCAGAATGTAAAAACTTTCTGTCCATCATATATCCATCTTATTGTGGAGAAAGCCGGAAGCAAAGCCCAAACAGGTTCCCAGGGTGTGTCTCAGATATGCACGTACAAGTGCACCTACACGTCAGGGTTGATATGGGGCTGGCCAAACCTGAAGAATATtccagaagagagaagagatgtCAGAGACAAAGGTAACCAGGCAGGGAGAAGAGTACTCGGATGTTACGGCGGCGTCATGACACTGTAAACGACAGGTACGACCGGATGCCGTCTTGCATGTCTATCATAAAAGGGGGCTCCTCCATGTGCTGTCTTGAACCGCGATCTACAACGTGCATGCCGTGTTTACGATACAGGTCAATAATACCCCACAGACTGCCGTGTTTGGGCAATACACGCATGAATCAGGCAAGTTAACTATTCGAAGACTCACGTATTTCTTCCACAGGGTTCCCCTTCTAGGGAGGACTCGTGTTGGTCTCGCACATCTAACATATTGTCACCTTCCGTTCCTCCGAGGGTTTGGCACCAACTAGCCACATGGTCGTAGACCTAACAACATAAATGAACAATATATATCTTTTACCAAGACGAATTAAGCCAATATGAGACCTCTGGCGGTGTTTATCGATCCCGCCACGGCGGGTCGGAAACTGGCCGCATCACGCACATGCAAGACGTCAGCGTAAGACCCAGTAATTACAGGGCCACGAAGCGCAAGTCGGGCTCTAGCAAAACACCGAACCATAACGGGGTTTGTCTCCAGTATCCCGCAGTATCAACTGATTGATTATACGAATAAGCACGCCTCCCTAAGACTGACAGCGGCCACCGAGGCCGGGAAAGCGTTTCGtaaatacggagtacgagcCGCGCATTTCTTCTCACTCGAAAGCTCACCATCTGTTTATTTTCCTGTGGACAAGCTTATTTAAGCTTTctgttctcttttctttcctcttaTTTTCCCGttctgccctttttttttttttccttttcttcttttctttagtCCATATGTTGAGAAGTGGTTCGTAACCACCAGATTCTTTGCATATCGGATATATTGGCGTTGAGGCTGTCTACCGGCGTCGCCGTGGCTTCTAAGTCcaaataaagaagaagaaggatcgGCCAATTCCCAGTTCGGAAACCGATGGTCTCCGTCATAGTTGGTCAAACCACGCAAAAGACCTCAAGGCCATGCATGCGGCCCGTGGTGGTGCTTTTCAATGGGGCTTTCTGCATAAACGCCATTCCATGGTATTGGTACAGGGTCTGTCTACTTGTAACTACGATATAATACGATATACCTTACACCGTAACTAACATAGAACTACAATGGTAGGCATGCGGCTAAATAGAGCTGCATTGAGTAAAGAGACTCAATTGTTATTTAAGAAGCCTTGTATCTTGAGGTCCTACCGCTCTGTATTCCGTATTGCATGTTTCATGTAGGGCTACTCATAAGTTTGATCTACGGCGAAGAGGGGCAGCGAAGAATCTCTCATAGAAGCAAGTGACGTTCTTTGCCGATCCCCGGCCCCGGTAGCAAGCCAGTCGCTTGGACGGCCCGTTTGCGGCTTCACTAGCACGGAGATGCCCGTGCCTAGATCGAGCGGTGCGCATACAAAGTAGCATGTCCGGGCAGTAATACTCCGGACGGAGCTAAGCGCTAATTACGCCGATGAAAAGATCGCATATGCTACCGACATGAATGGCCCAATACTCCTTGGCTTCATTATTCCTTTCAATGTTGAACATCTTGTGAGCCCTGCCTCCCGGCTACAAAACTGGTCTCCTAGAGATATGATGCTTCTATACTacaagaagagatggagaagtaATTTTGGAGACATACTTTACACATGAAATACATTCCGTGGATTCGGATGATACTGGTTGCCTTCCAACAGCTCATAATGAGCCAACCACTGCCTAGCATACATGTTTCTACATACTAACATCGCTCTGCTATCATAAGTATATTTCGTCTAGGCATGTATATACTCACAAAGTGCACATTTCACCTCGTTCCAGGCATATTTATCATGCAAGAGAGAGATTCAATCCACTGCAAAATGGTCCGCATGGGGTGCAGTTATTGGGAACCATGATCTGCGAACTTTTTTTTACGTCAAATTGCACCAATTTACGTTTCACTGTAGACACTAAGCTTTCCGCATCAATTCCGCAAGTGATGCTGTAATGGAGGGAAAACTGGAGCCAAATCCTGCGAGTTTTATAGTCTGCATTTGCGACTTGATCGTTTGATGTAAACATCATGCACAAGAGCGGATATCAGAACCGCTCCAGTGGGAGCTGAAGCCGAGTTCATTCACAGTACTATGTCCTCTATTGCCTTCTCAGTAGATGATTCTCAGGTCTCCGGCCTCACATGCTATCGTTTATCCCATCCCAGAAGTTATAACAGGCTGAAAGACAGTAAATCATGTCAGTGGTGAAAGCGCGATTACTTGTATGCTATACCCTCACTGACATGTGAACCCTGAAAATTTGTATAATTGCGTgagtggaggcggcggtcTCCAACCACATGCCCTGTAGTTCGAAGGAATTATATGGGCCGTTCCCAAGGGCATGCATCCTAAGCTAAGGCATGTGCGTAGTCCGAATAGGCAAGCCGGagcagcatcttgcatccCCTAGTGTCGTTTGCCCTGGACGTCCCGCGCAGTTTCGGAGTGTGCACATCGACAGTACATGTAACATagtgaaaagaaaagacgtaGGGACAGAGTCCCTTTGCATAACGGGTATGGAACCGATTTTATTGCTCCAAAATGGTCGTATCCTCCATGAGACAGCCAACAGTTGTAGCAGTACAGATTGTAGCAATACAGGTTGTAACAATATCAGTTAACAGTTGTTGGCTCTAATCTAGACCAACATGATGCCTCaattctcctctttttccccGCCATTTTCGATCCTTCTTCGATTACCAACAGAATTATTTATAAGCGACTTACCAGTTTCAACTTTCAGAAATTTATTTAGACTTGATGTGCTGAATTGAGGCCCCTCTCTTCTGTTGTCAACCTTTCTTGGCACATAAATCCTCCCCCACCGCAGCTCTTCAAGGTCCTTCTCCACTCTGCCGGAATCTCATCAATACTACTACAACACCACAGGGATAGAAGACAAATCGTACGCCGACGCTGTAACTGCAGTGTATTgccaaaagagagaataaagggagaaaagaaacccTAAAAGCTAGCAAAGGAATCCCACCCCATGATCGGTCAACCGGGCTTCGCCTATCTCACTAACAACATTCAGACACCCTCCAGGGCTGCCACGCCCAGTCCGTGCTTACACGCATACGTGTAGATCATACTACGCTGCCAATTGCATTCACCTTCTTCCTGGAGAAACTACCAAATAAAGACAAATTATATCGGTGTAAATGATGACTGCTTTAACGTGGTTCATCACCGGCTGCTCTAGCGGGTTCGGCGAAATCCTAGTACGCCAGCTCCGCGCCGCCGGCGATAATGTTATAGCCACAGGTCGCAATGCCGATACGAAGCTTTCCCATCTCAAAGACACTGGAGCAGTGATTCTCGATCTGGATGTCACGGCGCCTGCCGCCGAAATCCAGACCAAAATCGGCGAAGCTTGGAAGATTTATCCAGGGGGCATCGACGTTGTGGTCAATAATGCTGGCTTCATCGTCAGCGGAGCGATTGAGGAGCTAACGTAAGTAGATATCTATCAGTACACCCTTTATTGACTTTGCTCATTAGCGATATGCATACTTGTAATTGCCCTTTGACATCACACATTCCATCTTCGCATTAACACCCTCCTAACCTATCTCCGTAACACGTTTCTGCAATGTAGTATTATACTAATCAGCCCTAAACATCCTGGGGCATGGCCAGGCAAGAAGACATGGACTCTTCTTTTAAAGTGAATTTCCATGGTCCACTCAACATCACCCGTGCTATCCTCCCTCGTTTCAGGGCAAAGAACAAGGGTACGCTTCTATATGTAGGCTCTCAAGCGGCGTGGCATGCCGATCCCAGTGCTGGCAGCTATTGTGCAGCCAAGTTTGCTCTATCAGGTATGTGTCCATTCTCGATTGCCTGCCTTTACAAGGAGAACTGGAAGGTGGGAAGATCAATATGGTCTCCTTGAACACCCATCCTACCTCACTTATTGAAACGAGCACGGTGAATCACGGATCCGGTAATGACCCATATCGTTTCTCTGCCGGCCGTGTCCCAATGGCCACCCATGTTCCAATCGAAAATACACGATTTAGGCAATTCGCTTACATTCATGGGCCATGCATACTAATTCTAGCCAAA
The sequence above is drawn from the Trichoderma breve strain T069 chromosome 5, whole genome shotgun sequence genome and encodes:
- a CDS encoding ubiA prenyltransferase family domain-containing protein, translated to MDNYTLLEKGVTTPGPIAIEIADVEQTHNLSSRSLLYHLKTLFLFTKSDFKTVILTTAHFGEGEFPDVWTIASRMPLMLMWIWVNLLVEDIANQRLGGSVVEDAINKPWRPLPSGRISPEQARDWLLVAILAAMGLSILSGGYTASITLMAFVWMYNDLDGSNSGIWIRNALNAGGLMCFSWGALASLSGGELLPEGFAWIMATGAIIMTTVHAQDLPDIEGDMARGRQTVPLLYGEAAARISLAVMVSFWGCNVSAGVEEYGPVVGRGGVEAVVPLGGGAVSSASI
- a CDS encoding short chain dehydrogenase domain-containing protein encodes the protein MTALTWFITGCSSGFGEILVRQLRAAGDNVIATGRNADTKLSHLKDTGAVILDLDVTAPAAEIQTKIGEAWKIYPGGIDVVVNNAGFIVSGAIEELTQEDMDSSFKVNFHGPLNITRAILPRFRAKNKGTLLYVGSQAAWHADPSAGSYCAAKFALSGAVECLAKELAIFSPGVKVLMVDPGYFPTKVFSNISHVEARNPDYAQFNAGVRQFEASLVGKEPGDADKAVTRMIELVKGTGMAAGKQIPLRVPLGSDGWERVKTKCEETIKICEEWEEVAKSTDYTAVDAAVN